The following are encoded together in the Picrophilus oshimae DSM 9789 genome:
- the hutU gene encoding urocanate hydratase yields MDHKNIHAPHGNILNTKGWSQEAALRLIINNLDPMVAKDPENLIVYGGKGKAARNSKAFDKIIESLKELENDETLLIQSGKSVGIFRTTRESPRVLIVNAQIVPRWATHDIFWDLEARGLTMFGQMTAGSWIYIGTQGVLQVTYETLNALARKIYHSDNLDGKWFLSAGLGEMGGAQTLAAKMNRCTSIIVEIDIEKIRRRLRDKYLDTYTDSLDEALKLKDESIKNGKHLSIGLLGNAATVYNELVNRNIIPDIVSDQTAAHDINLGYVPEGYDIKSFQKFREDNPEEFKRRVYESIVREVNAMIYFKNHGAAVFDYGNDIRTRALEGGLKNAFDIDGYVPAYIRDLFAIGSGPFRWVALSGNPDDIYKIDDAIIKNIDDRHLTDWIKLAKEYVHFQGLPARICYAPYGERERIGLMINDMVKNGDLEAPVAIGRDHHDTGSVASPYRETEAMKDGIIINNQAAAAKDLYNKIIGNYIQEGSLQRINNPPFDNASDTNLANEMNAIAVYSNYMPSTAKPVPPNVNYTVIADNTIVEEQIGIWLANSYNNYMSNNTFINVETDVSSHYGIS; encoded by the coding sequence ATTGATCATAAAAATATACATGCACCGCATGGTAATATATTGAATACAAAGGGCTGGTCCCAGGAGGCCGCCCTGAGACTGATAATAAACAACCTTGATCCAATGGTTGCCAAGGATCCTGAAAATTTAATTGTTTACGGTGGAAAGGGAAAGGCTGCAAGAAACTCGAAGGCATTTGATAAGATTATTGAATCATTGAAAGAACTTGAAAACGACGAGACACTTTTGATTCAATCAGGAAAGTCCGTTGGAATATTTAGGACTACAAGGGAATCGCCAAGGGTTTTAATAGTTAATGCACAGATCGTTCCACGCTGGGCAACCCATGACATCTTCTGGGATCTTGAGGCAAGAGGATTAACGATGTTCGGTCAGATGACCGCTGGATCATGGATATACATAGGAACACAGGGTGTTCTTCAGGTTACATATGAAACATTAAATGCGCTGGCAAGGAAAATTTATCATTCTGATAATCTTGATGGTAAATGGTTTTTATCTGCCGGTCTTGGTGAGATGGGCGGTGCACAGACACTTGCCGCGAAGATGAACAGATGCACAAGCATAATCGTTGAAATAGACATTGAAAAGATAAGGAGAAGGCTCAGGGACAAATACCTTGATACATACACAGATTCACTCGATGAAGCATTGAAATTAAAGGATGAATCAATAAAAAATGGTAAACATTTATCGATAGGCCTGCTTGGCAACGCAGCAACGGTATACAATGAGCTTGTTAATAGAAACATAATACCTGATATTGTTTCGGACCAAACAGCGGCCCATGATATAAACCTTGGCTATGTGCCGGAGGGCTATGACATAAAAAGCTTTCAGAAATTCAGGGAAGACAATCCTGAAGAATTCAAGAGAAGGGTCTATGAATCCATTGTAAGGGAGGTAAATGCGATGATTTATTTTAAAAATCATGGTGCCGCAGTCTTTGATTATGGCAATGACATAAGAACAAGGGCCCTTGAAGGTGGATTGAAAAATGCCTTTGATATAGATGGATACGTACCTGCATACATAAGAGACCTTTTTGCAATAGGCTCCGGACCATTCAGATGGGTTGCACTTTCTGGAAATCCTGATGATATATACAAAATAGATGATGCAATAATAAAAAACATTGATGATCGGCATTTAACAGACTGGATAAAACTTGCAAAGGAATATGTGCATTTTCAGGGATTGCCTGCAAGGATATGCTATGCACCGTACGGTGAAAGGGAAAGAATAGGTTTAATGATAAATGACATGGTGAAAAACGGTGATCTCGAGGCACCCGTTGCCATAGGCCGTGATCATCATGATACAGGATCTGTTGCATCCCCATACAGGGAAACGGAGGCCATGAAGGACGGAATAATAATAAACAATCAGGCTGCGGCTGCAAAGGATCTTTACAATAAAATAATAGGAAACTACATACAGGAGGGCAGCCTTCAAAGGATAAACAATCCACCATTTGACAATGCAAGCGATACAAACCTTGCCAATGAAATGAATGCAATAGCAGTTTACAGCAATTACATGCCATCCACGGCAAAACCTGTGCCGCCGAATGTAAATTATACAGTAATAGCAGATAATACAATAGTTGAAGAGCAGATAGGAATATGGCTTGCAAATTCATATAATAATTACATGTCAAATAATACATTCATAAACGTTGAAACCGATGTATCAAGTCATTATGGTATATCATAA